One window of the Prionailurus viverrinus isolate Anna unplaced genomic scaffold, UM_Priviv_1.0 scaffold_50, whole genome shotgun sequence genome contains the following:
- the IVL gene encoding involucrin: MSQQHTLPVTLPPTLCQEPLKPVCPPINTQPEQVKQPTPLPALCQKMPSKLPGEVPQEHGENHTTLVKGVTEQQCEPQQQEQQQQQQDSQEQELHLEQHLEQKQQQQESQEQELHLEQHLEQKQQQQEPQEQEIHLEQHLEQQQQKESQEQELHLEQHLEKQKEQEIQQQQQKEQCEEHQEAKNLEQQLEQEKAQRKQQQKEQLGQEKKIMGQQLDGDLAKRNEHLEKREEQQPEPAEQQEGQLTQPAFVPAPGQVQEPLLVHPLRGEVMPLIDQQQQKQEVYGPPKYK, translated from the exons ATGTCCCAGCAACACACTCTGCCAGTGACTCTGCCTCCCACACTCTGTCAGGAGCCCCTCAAGCCAGTTTGCCCTCCCATCAATACCCAGCCCGAGCAAGTGAAACAGCCAACCCCACTGCCTGCCCTGTGCCAGAAGATGCCCTCTAAGCTCCCAGGGGAGGTCCCCCAGGAGCATGGGGAGAATCATACAACTCTCGTGAAGGGGGTGACTGAGCAACAATGTGAGCCACAGCAGCAGGAAC agcagcagcaacagcaggacTCACAGGAGCAGGAACTTCACCTGGAACAGCATCTGGAACAGAAGCAACAGCAGCAAGAGTCAC AGGAGCAGGAACTTCACCTGGAACAACATCTGgaacagaagcagcagcagcaagagccACAGGAGCAAGAAATTCACCTGGAGCAGCATCTggaacagcagcagcagaaagaGTCACAGGAGCAGGAACTGCACCTGGAACAGCATCTGGAAAAGCAGAAGGAGCAGGAAatacagcagcagcaacaaaagGAACAGTGTGAGGAACATCAGGAAGCAAAAAACCTGGAGCAGCAGCTGGAGCAAGAGAAAGCACAAAGGAAGCAGCAGCAAAAGGAACAGCTGGGACAGGAGAAGAAGATCATGGGCCAGCAACTGGATGGAGATCTAGCAAAGAGAAATGAGCAtctggaaaagagagaagagcagcAGCCAGAGCCAGCAGAGCAGCAGGAAGGCCAATTGACGCAGCCTGCATTTGTCCCAGCTCCTGGCCAGGTCCAAGAGCCCCTACTAGTCCATCCACTGAGGGGAGAAGTCATGCCCCTCATAGACCAACAGCAGCAGAAGCAGGAGGTATATGGCCCCCCAAAATATAAGTAA